One window of the Gavia stellata isolate bGavSte3 chromosome 9, bGavSte3.hap2, whole genome shotgun sequence genome contains the following:
- the AIFM2 gene encoding ferroptosis suppressor protein 1 translates to MGSRVSVDDSVRVVVVGGGFGGAEAASLLKSRAVPFVLVDARDAFHHNVAALRAAVESGFAKKTFISYSVTFEDSFRQGEVIGIDPGRQQVLLSDGEELHYSHLILATGSDGPFPGKFNKVIDMESAIQTYEDMVKEIEKSERILVVGGGAAGVEMAAEIKTEYPAKEVTLIHSKIALADAELLDSVRQEVKEILLRKGVRLLLSERVSNVENLTPNQFQKDMVVRTEKGTEVVADMVVLCTGIKINSSAYAAAFGDKMASNGALKVNKHLQVDGYENIYAIGDCADLNEPKMAYHAGLHANVVVTNIINSLTHKPLKTYEPGSLTFLLSMGRNDGVGQVNGYYVGRLLVTIAKSRDLFVSKSWKTMGQTMPS, encoded by the exons ATGGGATCGCGCGTGTCCGTGGACGACTCGGTGCGGGTGGTGGTGGTCGGCGGCGGCTTCGGGGGCGCGGAGGCCGCCAGTCTGCTGAAGTCGCGGGCCGTCCCCTTCGTGCTGGTGGACGCGAGGGACGCCTTCCATCACAACGTCGCTGCCCTCCGCGCCGCCGTGGAGAGCG GATTTGCCAAGAAGACTTTCATCTCCTACTCTGTCACCTTTGAGGACAGCTTCCGACAAGGCGAGGTCATTGGCATAGACCCTGGGAGGCAACAAGTCTTGCTCAGTGACGGGGAG GAGCTTCACTACTCCCATCTCATTCTTGCAACAGGCAGTGATGGGCCATTCCCTGGGAAGTTCAACAAAGTCATCGACATGGAAAGTGCCATCCAGACCTATGAAGACATGGTTAAAGAG ATTGAGAAATCTGAGCGCATTCTGGTAGTGGGAGGTGGTGCTGCTGGAGTCGAGATGGCTGCAGAGATCAAAACAGAGTACCCAGCCAAAGAG GTCACCCTCATTCACTCAAAAATTGCACTAGCTGATGCGGAGCTGCTAGATAGCGTCCGTCAGGAGGTGAAAGAGATTCTCCTCAGAAAAGGAGTGCGCCTCTTATTAA GTGAAAGGGTCAGCAATGTGGAAAACCTCACGCCAAACCAGTTCCAGAAGGACATGGTAGTAAGGACAGAAAAGGGCACCGAGGTGGTTGCTGACATGGTGGTCCTGTGCACAGGGATAAAGATTAACTCTTCAGCGTACGCTGCTGCATTTG GGGACAAAATGGCAAGTAACGGTGCTTTGAAAGTCAACAAGCACCTCCAGGTCGACGGCTATGAGAACATCTATGCCATCGGGGACTGTGCAGATCTGAACGAACCGAAGATGGCCTACCACGCTGGGCTCCACGCCAACGTCGTGGTGACAAATATCATCAACAGCCTGACACATAAGCCTCTTAAAACCTACGAACCAG GGTCACTGACATTCCTGCTTTCAATGGGCAGGAATGATGGCGTAGGCCAGGTGAACGGTTACTACGTGGGACGTCTCTTAGTGACCATTGCTAAAAGCCGGGACCTGTTTGTCTCCAAGAGCTGGAAGACGATGGGACAGACAATGCCTTCCTAA